The Chloroflexota bacterium genome window below encodes:
- a CDS encoding cadherin-like domain-containing protein, with translation MLARLNALFLLLLLASLAIFEPEAQTVRAGFTLVGIVDGGKPSGATLSPDGALTIVSDDSGAPMRYVISLAWIKDRLPDIAQDDLLSIEVEVLPDGTLVATSISNLSDREGTVNDGLSTGSRRVREQPRQPAGSDASNDGPPTATTTPDSTPTPTAVTTTTVSSTPSSTVSSTPTDTAAATPSATATPTVTSTPAATSTPTVTLTPVPPVAVDDSTTVFEDSGANAVAVLTNDTGSGPKSIASVTQPASGTVTITGGGTGVSYAPNTNYCNAPPSAMLDTFTYTLVPGGSTATVSVTVTCVDDNPVANADSPTVTEDAGPTAIDVLGNDTDVDGGPISITSVTQPAHGTVVITGGGTGLTYEFNAPDCTLLTGPVTFTYTLTPGGSTATVSVTVFCVA, from the coding sequence ATGCTCGCTCGGCTCAACGCTCTTTTCCTGCTGCTCCTCCTGGCATCCCTGGCGATCTTCGAGCCGGAAGCCCAGACCGTGCGGGCCGGGTTCACGCTCGTCGGGATCGTGGATGGCGGCAAGCCCAGCGGCGCCACGCTCTCGCCGGACGGCGCCCTCACGATTGTCTCGGATGACAGTGGCGCGCCGATGCGCTACGTCATCAGCCTGGCCTGGATCAAGGATCGCCTGCCCGACATCGCGCAGGACGACCTGCTGAGCATCGAGGTCGAGGTGCTGCCAGACGGCACCCTCGTCGCCACGTCGATCTCGAACCTGAGCGACCGCGAGGGCACGGTGAACGACGGACTCTCGACCGGCTCTCGGCGGGTGCGAGAGCAGCCTCGGCAGCCAGCAGGCTCGGATGCGTCCAATGACGGCCCACCGACCGCGACAACCACGCCGGACAGCACGCCAACGCCGACCGCCGTCACCACCACAACGGTCAGCAGCACACCTAGCAGCACCGTGAGCAGCACGCCCACCGATACCGCAGCGGCCACGCCATCAGCGACCGCCACGCCGACCGTGACCAGCACACCCGCCGCCACCAGCACGCCCACCGTAACGCTCACCCCGGTCCCACCCGTCGCCGTCGATGACAGCACCACCGTCTTCGAAGACAGCGGTGCGAACGCCGTCGCCGTCCTGACCAATGACACCGGCAGCGGACCGAAGTCCATCGCCTCGGTAACCCAGCCCGCCAGCGGCACAGTCACCATCACCGGAGGTGGGACCGGCGTGAGCTACGCGCCGAACACCAACTACTGCAACGCCCCGCCCAGCGCCATGCTGGACACGTTCACCTATACCCTGGTGCCGGGCGGCTCCACCGCCACAGTGTCTGTCACAGTGACCTGCGTGGATGACAACCCGGTGGCCAACGCTGACAGCCCCACGGTCACGGAGGACGCCGGGCCGACCGCGATCGACGTCCTGGGAAACGACACCGATGTCGACGGTGGACCGATCTCCATAACCTCGGTCACGCAGCCAGCCCATGGTACGGTCGTCATCACCGGCGGCGGGACTGGGCTCACGTACGAGTTCAACGCTCCTGACTGTACCCTGCTGACCGGCCCGGTCACGTTCACCTACACCCTGACACCGGGCGGCTCCACCGCGACCGTCTCGGTGACAGTGTTCTGCGTGGCGTAG
- a CDS encoding ABC transporter substrate-binding protein, with protein MSKHQHLDRPDDGVLSRGMSRRTLLRALVTGAGATALSGVLAACGQQAAPAPAKPAETKPAESKPAEAAKPAAPAAPAAPAPTTAPAPAAAAKPAEAAKPAAAGGASGGQISVHWTKPVTFNTLYSTAGSEQGVERLMFGALVRINDKLEAVPDLAEKIDVSPDAKTYTFTLKKGITFSDGKPLTAQDVKFTLERAIDKRAATYWRGRLVDIEGATEYGDTKMDGVSGVQAPDDSTIKITLRKADSTFLLTLGDFSGLSILPAHVLKDVAPDQLQKHPFSLNPNVSAGAFQFVKYETDQYLEIKRNDNYTGGPKAKLDRIFFKLLAADAAIAQMERGELDLMIVPTSEMERLKKVSNVTVVSVPSPSIDFLAINVRKDYLKDKRVRQAMLYALDREAVVKAIYQGEAQVVNQTIIGPDWMGNLELNPYKFDPGKAKELLKAASWDSGRSLQAVYVPGTKERDAYMPIIQQQFKEVGITMEIIPAEATEYTRRRNAGEFDIGQIGGGIFRQDPNVSGKYMETSNFVPVGGNYGHYTNTRLDELFPAGRATTDQAQRKKIYTEAAQILNDDVPWIYLWSPNSIFAHSKKLVGFKPPSYATHNMWNADEWTVAG; from the coding sequence ATGAGCAAGCACCAGCACCTCGACCGACCGGACGATGGCGTCCTCTCGCGCGGCATGAGTCGCCGCACCCTGCTGCGGGCGCTGGTTACGGGCGCGGGCGCGACGGCCCTCAGCGGCGTGCTGGCCGCGTGCGGCCAGCAGGCTGCGCCAGCCCCGGCCAAGCCCGCCGAGACGAAGCCGGCCGAGTCCAAGCCTGCCGAGGCGGCGAAGCCAGCCGCACCGGCCGCGCCAGCCGCGCCAGCGCCGACCACGGCCCCCGCGCCGGCGGCGGCTGCCAAGCCGGCCGAAGCGGCGAAGCCAGCGGCAGCCGGCGGCGCGAGCGGCGGCCAGATCAGCGTCCACTGGACCAAGCCAGTCACCTTCAACACGCTCTACTCGACGGCCGGCTCGGAGCAGGGCGTCGAGCGGCTGATGTTCGGGGCGCTGGTCCGCATCAACGATAAGCTCGAAGCGGTCCCGGACCTCGCCGAGAAGATCGACGTCTCACCAGATGCGAAGACCTACACCTTCACGCTGAAGAAGGGCATCACCTTCTCGGATGGGAAGCCGCTCACCGCCCAGGACGTGAAGTTCACGCTGGAGCGGGCCATCGACAAGCGGGCGGCGACCTACTGGCGCGGCCGGCTGGTGGACATCGAGGGGGCGACGGAGTACGGCGACACCAAGATGGACGGCGTCTCCGGCGTCCAGGCGCCCGACGACTCGACCATCAAGATCACGCTCCGGAAGGCCGACTCGACGTTCCTGCTCACCCTCGGCGACTTCTCCGGCCTGAGCATCCTGCCGGCCCACGTCCTCAAGGACGTTGCGCCCGATCAGCTTCAGAAGCACCCGTTCTCGCTCAACCCGAACGTCTCGGCCGGCGCATTCCAGTTCGTCAAGTATGAGACGGATCAGTACCTCGAGATCAAGCGGAACGACAACTACACCGGCGGCCCGAAGGCGAAGCTCGACCGGATCTTCTTCAAGCTGCTGGCGGCGGACGCGGCCATCGCGCAGATGGAGCGCGGCGAGCTTGACCTGATGATCGTGCCGACCTCCGAGATGGAGCGGCTGAAGAAGGTGTCGAACGTCACCGTCGTCAGCGTGCCCAGCCCCAGCATCGACTTCCTGGCGATCAACGTCCGCAAGGACTACCTCAAGGACAAGCGGGTCCGCCAGGCCATGCTGTACGCGCTGGACCGCGAGGCCGTCGTCAAGGCGATCTACCAGGGCGAGGCGCAGGTCGTCAACCAGACGATCATCGGCCCGGACTGGATGGGCAACCTGGAGCTGAACCCGTACAAGTTCGATCCAGGCAAGGCGAAGGAGCTGCTGAAGGCCGCCAGTTGGGACAGCGGCCGCTCGCTCCAGGCCGTCTACGTGCCCGGGACCAAGGAGCGCGACGCCTACATGCCGATCATCCAGCAGCAGTTCAAGGAGGTCGGCATCACGATGGAGATCATCCCGGCCGAGGCGACGGAGTACACCCGCCGCCGCAACGCCGGCGAGTTCGACATCGGCCAGATCGGCGGCGGCATCTTCCGGCAGGACCCGAACGTCTCCGGCAAGTATATGGAGACCTCCAACTTCGTGCCGGTCGGCGGGAACTACGGCCACTACACCAACACCCGCCTGGACGAGCTGTTCCCGGCTGGCCGCGCCACGACGGATCAGGCGCAGCGGAAGAAGATCTACACCGAGGCCGCCCAGATTCTGAACGACGACGTGCCCTGGATCTACCTCTGGTCCCCGAACTCGATCTTCGCGCACAGCAAGAAGCTCGTCGGGTTCAAGCCGCCGAGCTACGCCACGCACAACATGTGGAACGCCGACGAGTGGACGGTGGCCGGGTGA